AAGGCGTCAAAAAAGGCGATGCTGTTGTAATTTATTTACCCATGCTTATGGAACTGCCAATCGCCATGCTAGCTTGTGCTCGAATTGGTGCTGTGCACTCGGTACAAAAGCAAAGCAATATCCTGTGTCTTTTTTGAGGTCTTCCTTAACAAATGCCTCTTACCCTTTTCATTCCTTCAGGTTGTGTTTGCAGGATTTTCTTCAGAGTCTCTTGCTCAGAGAATTGTGGACTGTAAACCAAAAATTGTAATTACTTGTAATGCTGTCAAAAGAGGTTCTAAAGTTATTCCCCTCAAAGACATAGTTGATGCTGCACTTGCTGAATCCGCAAAAAATGGCATCTCAGTAGGTATGGGAATGCAATTATTCCTCGTGGTTTAATCATGATGATCTCTTTCATATATCTATAtgtttcctctttctttccctCAATCAGATGTAAGTTTAACATATGAAAATCAATCTGCTATGGAGAGGAAAAGCACTAAATGGGAGGAGGGAAGAGATGTATGGTGGCAGGTTAGTATGTTTCACCTCATTGATGTATTACttgaaaaaacagaaaaaatctTGTAGATTATGATTGGCATATCAATTACCTCCACAATATTGCACTGGATCTTCATATTATTTACAGGAGACAGAATGTTTGAAGCGATTTTCCAGTCATttccattgagtctgtctcGGGGTTATGAGCCTAATGTTTAATTTAGGATGTGATGATATCACTTGAATTGTAGACTCTTCACATTGAATACCTTTGTTTTCCATCTTTTGAGTTTTATTGATTGTAGTTTATGTTTAGGATGTTGTTCCAAAATATCCTACTACTTGTGAAGTAGAGTGGGTTGATGCAGAAGATCCTCTTTTTCTCCTATATACTAGTGGCAGCACAGGAAAGCCGAAGGTGCCTAAAAATTTTCCTCCAACAAAGCTTTTTCTATTTTACATTCGCTTTGTTGTCCATCTCTTTTCCGTCATTTCTTTTCCTTATTTTCCCTTACTGTCAAtcttttaatttacttttaaagGGTGTTCTTCATACAACTGGAGGATATATGGTTTACACTGCCACAACATTCAAGTACGCCTTCGACTATAAGCCTTCAGATGTCTACTGGTATGGATGAAACTCAGATGTATCATCATTTCTTCGGATTCTTCCTGAAAATTTCAATTCGAAAACTCTTATCagcattttgaattttattaCTATGAATTTGTTGTACACTAGGTGCACAGCAGATTGTGGTTGGATTACTGGACATAGCTATGTGACCTACGGACCCATGCTCAATGGAGCAACTAATGTCATCTTTGAGGGGGTAATGTATTCGAACATATAAACTTTTTCTTTGTTCACATTTTATGTTGAGAATTGATGAAATGTTCCAGAAAATAATTGTCATAGGTAATTTTCATATCTTCCAATTCTTTTTGATCAATAGTACTCCCTCCTTCCCATAAGAATCAGCTTGCAAGTTTTTCACACCAATTGATGAAAGTTAATGTAGTTAATAAATACCCCCATATAGGTATAGTTGTACATCAATATCAGATTATTCATTCAACacaaatttaattcaaaattttccccccaaaagaaaaataattaaattcaatttgtgtaatttttgaAACAATAAAAATGGATCAGAAGTTGATTAATATGCATTTCCAGAAAATCATATTGTGCAATATTGAAATatctaaaatttttatatttatatatatatctaatttaTTTCACTTGTTGAGAACTATAACCACTGGATAGGGGCATGTTACGCTATATTCCTTGGTAATCTGTTGTTTGACTTGCTTGAATCTTTAAGTTCTTCTACTTAATAGCATATCACCTGCAGGCTCCCAATTATCCTGATCCTGGGCGCTGTTGGGATATTGTTGACAAATTTAAGGTGACAATATTTTACACTGCCCCAACGTTGGTGCGGTCCCTCATGCGTGATGGTGATGAGGCAAGATATTCCTCTTACAAGAAAATCTGTTGGACATTTATAActttcttttcctcaatcaaagATAAGATCAAAATTCAATAGCACTTTTGTCTTTTGTTCAACTATATCAGTTTGGTTTCACATTAAATATTTGCAAAAAAATCATGAACTATGGTCATAGCTTCTCTTAAGCTGAAGTCTTCTAGTATCTAATAACTTGAATCCATGAGCTTTTAGGTGCATATTTATCCTTACAATTTAGTCAAATTATATCCTATACGAATATGTAGGATCCAAACTTGGAAGTGGCTCTGAGACAGTTTTTATACTTCATCTGTATTATGAAGAGCTTTAATTGTATCATTGAGCCGTCTGCTCTAAATTCCACTggttattttatgttttttatggtTCTTATGTGTTGAAAACTTTGTTTTTTGTTCCTGAGTAAATATTGACATCAGATATTGCTGGTTATGCAGTATGTCACTCGTCATTCACGTAAATCTTTACGGGTCCTTGGAAGTGTAGGAGAGCCCATTAATCCAAGTGCTTGGAGGTTCTTAGACCTACCTTTTATCTTTGTCTGATCTGGATATCTTTATATCAGAAGGAATTATAACAAGTTCCTGTTTCTTAAAGGTGGTTCTTCAATGTAGTTGGAAATTCAAGTTGCCCTATATCTGACACTTGGTGGCAAACTGAAACTGGTGGCTTTATGGTATTTGGTTTCATTTCTTTGTATTTGTTGTTCATATGTTGCCCTGtgctttgtaattttattttctctattgTTATACCAAACATGTGGCATCAGGGTATTAACACGATTGTCTCTTGCTATCTGTCAGATTACTCCACTACCAGGTGCCTGGCCGCAAAAGCCTGGTTCTgcaacttttcctttctttggcGTACAGGTATTTTAATGAAATGAAATATTTAAACTTTCTCATTTTGATTCCCTTTTTGGTTCTCTCTGTTCATTAATTCCTCTTTCATCAAATCACCGGTACTATTTTAGCCTGTCATAGTGGATGAGAAGGGAGTGGAAATTGAAGGAGAGTGCAGTGGATATCTCTGTATAAAGAGCTCCTGGCCTGGGGCATTCCGAACACTTTATGGCGATCATGAAAGATATGAAACGGCATACTTCAAGCCATTCCCTGGATATTATTTCAGTGGTGATGGCTGTAGCAGGCATGTTATCAATATACCGCTGcatttttttattggttttcTCGAAGATTGTGTAGATCGAGGTGTCTCTTATCTTGACTTGACAACTGTTGTTTCCTCATAGTTTGTACTGGTCTGGATACGGATAACATGTCCTAAGGACTCATGGTTGAAATCTATGTTTCAGGGACAAGGATGGATACTACTGGCTAACTGGAAGAGTTGATGATGTCATCAACGTCAGGTACATGATTTAAACACTAAGGTTTTCTTGTTGTTATCCCTTTTGTATCTGAACAAGCATAAATAGATGGAGTAAATTAACCTCCGGTGCTAACCTTTTTTGCCTTCCCTTTCTGTAAATGACCAATAATAATATGCAGTGGTCATCGTATTGGGACAGCAGAAGTGGAATCAGCTCTTGTATCTCATCCTCAATGTGCTGAAGCTGCTGTAGTTGGTGTTGAGCACGAGGTACATCTGTGTATTATAGATTGAGGAAGAGCAATAACTAATAAGTGCAATGCAATAAAAGATATTCATAATAGTTGCAGATACTCGCTGCCAGAATGTTAACTCAGATCCTTTTTATCCTTTGTTAATATCTTCAGGTTAAAGGACAGGGTATTTATGCTTTTGTAACTCTTGTGGATGGCATTCCTTACAGTGAAGAACTCAGGAAAAAGCTTATCCTGACAGTGCGAAACCAGGTCTGCATGCTTCTGCTCTGGTCTGACCACATTTTTTATGAGAGCATTATGCATGACTTATATTTGTATATCCAAGTGAAACTAGTTGAAGTGCATATGCTGTATTGATTGTTAAAATTTCAGATAGGAGCATTTGCAGCACCAGACAAAATCCACTGGGCACCTGGGCTTCCGAAGACAAGAAGTGGAAAAATAATGAGAAGGATTCTGAGAAAAATAGCTTCGAGGCAGTTAGATGAACTCAGAGACACTAGCACACTGGCTGATCCAGGTGTGGTTGATCAGCTTATAGCACTGGCTGATACCTGAACCAACCTTGTCTTTAGGGGTATGTGTCTCTCAGTTCTACAGCTATCCGGCATCGGTttaatgctacacttggatgtCTGCAATTTGAATTTGGCCTGCATTTATTAATTGGAAAGTTTTGCATTTACATTTAGTGTTATTTTCAGAAACAACAAATTTGGGCTCAAAATTTCAATCAACAACCAACTGCAGCATTAACCTAATCTGCTTACTTGCTTGCCCATAGGAATCAGAACGAACtttctatgttttataataatgcaGGCAGCTTCTGTCTGACATCAACATCAAATAACCCTACCTGCCATTTCAAGATTTACATTggcatttttttagttttaaataagATGTCTCTGTGCAACAATAGCATTATTGTGGggttatctttttttttattattattattatgttttttttttttgtgatatcAGATATTGTCCTGTAATTTATGATTAATCTAAATTAACATCtaaaacggaaaaaaaaaattaatcgtgaAGGAAAAAATCTAAGATTTattaaatatctttttttttttaaatattgtgTTTCCGATCATGCGTACACCCTGAATACGAGATCTCTAATTTTAGCAACTTGATGTCCTTAACCATTTAAACTAATCTAGAAATATCTTTTTATTTGTAAACGATATGGAATAACTATTTGTATATATAGTTTTACATTTTTATGTACAGATCAGTtaatcttcaattttttttcctatgaaattaaatgatTAACTATTTCATTATTTgataatcaattattttccatcctaaaaaaagataatatattATTGGGtaattagtccctatattttaacaaGGTCCTAACCTTTttttcgatgaactgtttagtccttctgtctgtttgttagattttttaccgtttatgaattcggaaatgactaaattactctttactatttatcagtcaaaagcaattcacacATCTATGTCATTCTCTCACAACTCGCGCTcacaatttagaagaagatgctatttgtatggagaacaagcaAAAGAGCACAGACCTAATGCTTACGAATCTGAAccattaagaagaaaatcaagaacactcaaaattgatttcagataCAGTAGATtgtaaaggaaaggaaaataaaggaaaggaATAACGCAGAGATGAGAAACAA
The window above is part of the Euphorbia lathyris chromosome 3, ddEupLath1.1, whole genome shotgun sequence genome. Proteins encoded here:
- the LOC136222493 gene encoding acetyl-coenzyme A synthetase, chloroplastic/glyoxysomal isoform X1, which produces MKPAPTTGVREALAVQISSPFNLHISLVKHSSTAGRRFFSASASFFSRRCRDLHFQFRMANHNLKTTKNHLRHVESMSTFPSGAGKISKLNAVILGEALASEEDDLVFPNADFTRQALLPSPQKYLEMYKRSVDDPAAFWSDIASQFYWKKNWGKSVVTENFDVRQGNVKIEWFKGGITNICYNCLDRNVESGNADKIAIYWEPNEPGNQDSLTYSQLLQRVCQLANYLKDKGVKKGDAVVIYLPMLMELPIAMLACARIGAVHSVVFAGFSSESLAQRIVDCKPKIVITCNAVKRGSKVIPLKDIVDAALAESAKNGISVDVSLTYENQSAMERKSTKWEEGRDVWWQDVVPKYPTTCEVEWVDAEDPLFLLYTSGSTGKPKGVLHTTGGYMVYTATTFKYAFDYKPSDVYWCTADCGWITGHSYVTYGPMLNGATNVIFEGAPNYPDPGRCWDIVDKFKVTIFYTAPTLVRSLMRDGDEYVTRHSRKSLRVLGSVGEPINPSAWRWFFNVVGNSSCPISDTWWQTETGGFMITPLPGAWPQKPGSATFPFFGVQPVIVDEKGVEIEGECSGYLCIKSSWPGAFRTLYGDHERYETAYFKPFPGYYFSGDGCSRDKDGYYWLTGRVDDVINVSGHRIGTAEVESALVSHPQCAEAAVVGVEHEVKGQGIYAFVTLVDGIPYSEELRKKLILTVRNQIGAFAAPDKIHWAPGLPKTRSGKIMRRILRKIASRQLDELRDTSTLADPGVVDQLIALADT
- the LOC136222493 gene encoding acetyl-coenzyme A synthetase, chloroplastic/glyoxysomal isoform X2; the encoded protein is MANHNLKTTKNHLRHVESMSTFPSGAGKISKLNAVILGEALASEEDDLVFPNADFTRQALLPSPQKYLEMYKRSVDDPAAFWSDIASQFYWKKNWGKSVVTENFDVRQGNVKIEWFKGGITNICYNCLDRNVESGNADKIAIYWEPNEPGNQDSLTYSQLLQRVCQLANYLKDKGVKKGDAVVIYLPMLMELPIAMLACARIGAVHSVVFAGFSSESLAQRIVDCKPKIVITCNAVKRGSKVIPLKDIVDAALAESAKNGISVDVSLTYENQSAMERKSTKWEEGRDVWWQDVVPKYPTTCEVEWVDAEDPLFLLYTSGSTGKPKGVLHTTGGYMVYTATTFKYAFDYKPSDVYWCTADCGWITGHSYVTYGPMLNGATNVIFEGAPNYPDPGRCWDIVDKFKVTIFYTAPTLVRSLMRDGDEYVTRHSRKSLRVLGSVGEPINPSAWRWFFNVVGNSSCPISDTWWQTETGGFMITPLPGAWPQKPGSATFPFFGVQPVIVDEKGVEIEGECSGYLCIKSSWPGAFRTLYGDHERYETAYFKPFPGYYFSGDGCSRDKDGYYWLTGRVDDVINVSGHRIGTAEVESALVSHPQCAEAAVVGVEHEVKGQGIYAFVTLVDGIPYSEELRKKLILTVRNQIGAFAAPDKIHWAPGLPKTRSGKIMRRILRKIASRQLDELRDTSTLADPGVVDQLIALADT